The Acidobacteriota bacterium nucleotide sequence CACCAGGCCGCGAGCGCCGCCCTTGACCTTGGCCTTGATCCGAAAGTAGAAGGTCGCCGCTCCCTGGGGATCCAGATCCCAGAGCAAGGTCCGCACGCCGCTGCGGGAGGAGAGGTACGACAGATTGACCGCCGCAGCGGTCTTCCCCACCCCACCCTTGATGTTGTAGACGGCGAAGACCCTCACGACGCCTCCTCGCCGCTCTCGGACTTGAAGAGATGGCGGAACCGGCGACGATTGGATTTCGCGGAGAAGCGCCGGAACCGCTTTTCGAAACGCTGTCGTTCCCGCTCCTGGCCCTGGGCCATGCGTTCCACCAGCCTCCCCATGGCCAAGATGGTCTCCACCGTCGCCAGGCCTTCCTTCTCCATGCCGGCGGCGAAGCTCTGCAGGGTCTCCTGCTGGACCTCCAAATCATTGAAGTCCCCCAGGTTGTCCTGGAGCTTCTTCAGACTCTTGACCAGCTTCGCCACCTCGTCCTCGGCGTAGAGGCCACGAAAGAATTCCAGCAGGTAGCGCAGTTTCTTGCAGTCGATGCGCAGGTTGTGGAGCGCCTCCGCCGGCGTTTCCTCATCGATGGCCCGACCGCGCTTGAAGACTCGCCGCCACATCTTCCAGATGCGTTCCGAAGCCACCTCCAGAAGCGGCCGCTGGGCGTTGGGCAGATCGGTGGACTCGGGTACCGGCTGTTCCAGGAAGCGGCGCCATTCCTCCAGAAGATTGCGGTAGCGATCCCCGGTGAGAACGGCTTCGAGCCGCTCCTGCTCCTCCGCACTGTGACGGTCCAAATAGGTCCGCAGAGGGGCCAGGGCCTCCCCCGACGCGGCTGGAAGTTGCTCGCGGTAATCGGGGAGTTGCATGCTGTAAACGTCCAGATCCCTCTTCGGTCCGGTGGCGCCCCCCAACCATTTGAGCTCGGTCTTGAAATGCTCCACCACCGGCTCCGGGAACACACCCTTGACCTGCCCCAGAGCAGCTCGGCTGCGCCGGACGGCGACGCGGAAATCGTGGAGAAACTCCGGGTCCAGCGCCTTGCGGGTCCCCTCCTCGTTGGCCTCCACCGCTCGCAGGAGCGAGAGCAGCACCCCTTTCAGGGCTTGATCGGCGCGCTCCTCCGGATCCAGATCGAGCTGAATCTTGGAGCTGTAATCCCCCGGCCAGCGGCCCAGGGCGGTGAGAGCGGAGGTCAGCTCGTCGCCCCGCGCCGGAGTCAGCAGAGGCTCTTCCCGTAGCGCGCCCAGAACGCCCTGGAAGTGTTGGTCGTAGCCCTTCACCGCCACCACCCGCAACACTGGCGCCACTTCGGCGGAGCGCCGCGGCCGCTCCGGATCCGCCGCCCGCCGGCGTTCCAGCACCAGCCGCACCACCGTTTTCTGGTTGTCGTTGAGCACCCGCAGCAAGCGGCGGCGGCGGCGCACCGTCACTCGTGGCAGCAGGCAGCGCACCCAGGCCGCCTGCTCCAGATCATCCCGCAACGGTCCCGGGGGCAGATCCGAGGGCAGAAACGGCTTTGCCGGCTCGAGGTGAATGGGGGTCTGCTCGCCGGCGTCGTCGCCTCCGACTCCAGCCTCTGCCGCCAGCTCCGCCGGCTCGTCGGCCGAGCCAGCCGACGGCTCCCCGGCGACGCCCTCTCGGCGATCCGCCAACGACAGGCGGTGCCGAAGGAGGCCGGAGACTTCGCGCCAAATCAACTCCGGCGGATCCCGGCGCCAGCGCAGAGTCGCCCCCTGATTCCACAGGCGCCAGTCGAAGGTGTCGAAGTAGGTCAGGTGGTGGCGCCGCTCCCGCTCCCGCTGGAGTCCCCATTGCGGCTCCAGCCGGCTGGCCAGAGCTGCCACCAGGTCGTCCTCCCCGATGCCGGCATCGAAGTCGAAGAAGACCGGATCCGAGCTCGCCGTCCCTACCGCCATCAGGAGCCCACCTCCGCCGTAGGCAGCCCGTGGCTCGCCAACCGCTGATTCTTGTAGCGGGAGTCGGAGGTCACCTCGCGGCCGAACCACGGGGGCGCCTCGAAGGCCTCCGCCGCCTCGGGACTGGGGAACTCCACTTCCGCTGTCACCAAACCCCGAAGATCACCGTCGTAGACGTCCACCTCCGCCGTCGCCCCCGCCACCGGCACCTGGAAGCGCTCCTTCTCCACCCGCTTTCCGCGGGTCGCCGGCCACAGAGCGTGAAATTGCTCTGCCGTTACCGGTACCTCACTCTCCCATCGCGCCAACCCCTCGGGCCCTTCCAGCGGGCTCTTGACGGTCAGCGAACAATGATCCCCCCGGCGCCGAAGGCGGACCTCGGTGCCGTCCTCGGTGACCGCCAAATAGCCTTGTTGGAGCTGCTCCGACGAGTGGCTGCGGAGATCCTCGGGCGGTGACGGCACGAGGAACTTGCGTTCGATCTCCGCGGCAGCGCTGGCTTCGAGGGCATCGGGTTCTGGAGCATCGGACTGGCTCGGGGCCGGGGAGGCGGCTTGGGACATGGTGCACTCCGAATCGGTGGACGGCTTGGGAATGGGCAAAGGCTCGAGGCCGGCCGAAGCCGGCACCGCACCAGCCATTCAAGATACTCCAGCTCCTCTCGGCGGCTCAACTTCGTTCGAGGTACCGAACGGCGCCCGGAAAGCTCGCGAAGCGCTCGATCAGCTGAGATCGAAGAGCCGTCCCAAGAGCATCTGGAGGGGAAAGCGCTGAAGCGCTCCCGCGGCGGCGCTCTGCTCGTCGAAGCAGGAGACCTCGTCGGCTTCGAGACCGTGGCCCCAGATCAACACCGGCGTCGGATCCGCCGAATGCTGTCCGCTCTCCGACAGGGTGGCGTGATCCGCCGCCACCGCCACCCGCAGGGGTTTCTCCTGGGAATCCAACAACTTGCCCAGCTCTTCGTCCAGGGCCTCCAAGAAGCCCACCTTGAGCTCCGGCCGGCGGTCGTGGGCGGCGATGTCGGCTCCCTTGAGGTGCAGAATCACCAAGTCGGCGCGCTCCAACTGCTCCGCCACGGCGGCGAACTTCGCCCCTAGATCAGTATCCAGGTTGGCGGTCATCTCCGGCCCGGTGATGGGCTTGGCGCCGAGCCAGCTGGCGAGCCCCAGGAGAGTTTGGTCGCCGCTGATGCACGCCAGCTTGAGGGGGATTCCGGTCTGCTCCAGAGGCACTAGATTGTGCACCCGGCCAGCACCCCGGGTGAGCAGGATATTGGCTGGCGGCAGGCCCTCCTCCCGCCGCCGGGCGTTGATGGGATGCTCTTCCAGCACCTGACGAGCGGCCTGCTCGAAGAGCGCCAGGACGCTGGCGGTGTAGACCGCCCGGGGATCCGCCGGGTCCACCGGCCGGGGCGTCAGGGGCGGGCAGGGCACTGCCCCCTCCCCGGGATCACTGCCGATGATCGAAGAGGACAGCCCTTCTCCCCGCAGCACGATGGCCAGGCGATGCTCCGTCGCCACCCCCACCCGCACTTCCACCTCTCCGGAGAGAGTGCGCGGCAGCGGCAAATGATCGATGGCCTGCGCCAGCTCCGCCGCCTCGTCGCGGATGCGTCCGGCGCGGCGGTCGAGGATGTTGCCCTGCTCGTCAACGGTGGCGAAGTTACCGCGGAGAGCGATATCCCCGGGGGATAGCTGGATCCCCGCTCCCAACGCCTCCACCGGGCCCCGCTTCATCGCCAGGGGGCTCTGGCCGAAGAGCGCCAGGCTGCCGGCGGCGGTGTCCGGCACGACCCCCGGCGCCACCGGATCCGCCAAGCCGCATTGCCCCTCCCTCGCCAGCCGGTCGAGGGTCGGGACCTCCGCCGCCTGCAGGGGAGTCCGCCCCCCCAGCGCCCGCACCGGCCGATCTGCCATGCCGTCGATGATCACCAAGAGCGTGGGGGTGATCTCCGCCGTCTCCTCCCAGCCGGGTCGCCCCAGGTAGGGCAGGCGCTTTTGCAGCAGGCTGGTCACCAGACGAATGGTCCGCACCACCGGTGGCTCGCCGCGGGAGGTGTCGACGAGAGGTACCTCGTGATGCTCCGCCTGCTGCAGGATGTAATCGTGCAAGGTGCGGATCGACCCAAAATTCTCCATGTACCGCTCGGCGCGCCGTCCGCCGACCCGCCCCCGGGCCAAGAAGCGGCCCCGGTGGGTTTCTTCATCGAGGGTGCCGAGCATGATGGGCACCTGGTAGACGGCGCCCTCCAGATCATTGAACGGCACCAGCGGCGGCACCAGGTGTACCCCTTCCATGAGGACGTGCATATTCTCGGCGATGGACCGCTCTACCACCGCCCGCACGCCCACCGCCACCCGGGTCGCCTGCTCCTCGAAGTTGGTGATCAGAGCCGCCTCCGGATCGTCCTCCTGCTGAGACAGCTGCCCCTCGCTCCAACCCCAGCGTCCGCTGCCTCGGCCGGCCTCGAAGCTCGAGCCGTGGAGGGCCGGCAGGATCTGCGGGGAGAAGATCATCCGCATCACCTGTCGGATGGTGTCGGTGGCGTTGATGCGATAGATGCGCAGCAACGGCGCCAGCTCCAGGGCCAGCGTCGACTTGCCGGTACCGCTGCCGCCGCCGAGATAGATCACCAGCGGCCGGGGCAGGTGGTGGATCCGCCGCACCATGCGGTAGCGCTGGGCGGTGTCCGAGCCCTCGAACTGTTCCAGCAGATCCCCCACCTGGCGGGTGATCTCCTCGTTGGAAAGAGTCTTGATTCCCTGCTGCCGCAGGCGCCCCTCGAGCTCCGTCACCAGGCGATAGGCACGGTCCATATCGAGCCCTGCGGCGTGCATGCTGCGGGCCAGGAGGCCGCGGGAAAAGGGTTGCTTCTGGCCCCGGTAGAGCACCTGCAGGTCCGGCACCGGCGCCACTTTCGCCACCAGCCGGGCCGGCAGCTCGGGCCCAAAGAGCTTCTCCAGCTCCTGCTGGATCAGATCCCGCACCTCCGAGGTGGAGACTTCCTCGCGAC carries:
- a CDS encoding CYTH domain-containing protein, which produces MSQAASPAPSQSDAPEPDALEASAAAEIERKFLVPSPPEDLRSHSSEQLQQGYLAVTEDGTEVRLRRRGDHCSLTVKSPLEGPEGLARWESEVPVTAEQFHALWPATRGKRVEKERFQVPVAGATAEVDVYDGDLRGLVTAEVEFPSPEAAEAFEAPPWFGREVTSDSRYKNQRLASHGLPTAEVGS
- a CDS encoding CHAD domain-containing protein; this encodes MAVGTASSDPVFFDFDAGIGEDDLVAALASRLEPQWGLQRERERRHHLTYFDTFDWRLWNQGATLRWRRDPPELIWREVSGLLRHRLSLADRREGVAGEPSAGSADEPAELAAEAGVGGDDAGEQTPIHLEPAKPFLPSDLPPGPLRDDLEQAAWVRCLLPRVTVRRRRRLLRVLNDNQKTVVRLVLERRRAADPERPRRSAEVAPVLRVVAVKGYDQHFQGVLGALREEPLLTPARGDELTSALTALGRWPGDYSSKIQLDLDPEERADQALKGVLLSLLRAVEANEEGTRKALDPEFLHDFRVAVRRSRAALGQVKGVFPEPVVEHFKTELKWLGGATGPKRDLDVYSMQLPDYREQLPAASGEALAPLRTYLDRHSAEEQERLEAVLTGDRYRNLLEEWRRFLEQPVPESTDLPNAQRPLLEVASERIWKMWRRVFKRGRAIDEETPAEALHNLRIDCKKLRYLLEFFRGLYAEDEVAKLVKSLKKLQDNLGDFNDLEVQQETLQSFAAGMEKEGLATVETILAMGRLVERMAQGQERERQRFEKRFRRFSAKSNRRRFRHLFKSESGEEAS
- the apgM gene encoding 2,3-bisphosphoglycerate-independent phosphoglycerate mutase, which gives rise to MSTKGDSGGSSRRRKGQLVVVSSKGTRQRFLRGMVTHDLVQRGLDFDDAYTIARSIRDQLSGREEVSTSEVRDLIQQELEKLFGPELPARLVAKVAPVPDLQVLYRGQKQPFSRGLLARSMHAAGLDMDRAYRLVTELEGRLRQQGIKTLSNEEITRQVGDLLEQFEGSDTAQRYRMVRRIHHLPRPLVIYLGGGSGTGKSTLALELAPLLRIYRINATDTIRQVMRMIFSPQILPALHGSSFEAGRGSGRWGWSEGQLSQQEDDPEAALITNFEEQATRVAVGVRAVVERSIAENMHVLMEGVHLVPPLVPFNDLEGAVYQVPIMLGTLDEETHRGRFLARGRVGGRRAERYMENFGSIRTLHDYILQQAEHHEVPLVDTSRGEPPVVRTIRLVTSLLQKRLPYLGRPGWEETAEITPTLLVIIDGMADRPVRALGGRTPLQAAEVPTLDRLAREGQCGLADPVAPGVVPDTAAGSLALFGQSPLAMKRGPVEALGAGIQLSPGDIALRGNFATVDEQGNILDRRAGRIRDEAAELAQAIDHLPLPRTLSGEVEVRVGVATEHRLAIVLRGEGLSSSIIGSDPGEGAVPCPPLTPRPVDPADPRAVYTASVLALFEQAARQVLEEHPINARRREEGLPPANILLTRGAGRVHNLVPLEQTGIPLKLACISGDQTLLGLASWLGAKPITGPEMTANLDTDLGAKFAAVAEQLERADLVILHLKGADIAAHDRRPELKVGFLEALDEELGKLLDSQEKPLRVAVAADHATLSESGQHSADPTPVLIWGHGLEADEVSCFDEQSAAAGALQRFPLQMLLGRLFDLS